The proteins below come from a single Erysipelothrix piscisicarius genomic window:
- a CDS encoding heavy metal translocating P-type ATPase, with protein MWKETLLSLKETIICGILLLLGAILNNNVLLILAIAIGGYNQTKEGITDTVQNKHLNVELLMILSAIGACLIGYYMEGAVLIFIFSLSGALEELTLDRSQREIRSLMELQPTEATRMNKNGSTEVVPVEALEIGDKVIVAVGETVPIDAMIYKGQSSIEEAAITGESMPKEKSVGDMVFGGTLNISNPLTIEVNTLVNDTLIQKIVKMVEEAQQYPSKTARFIERIEDYYARIVLVVVLLVILIPILTMGQSFQEAFYRGMILLVVASPCALIASVTPATLSAISNGAKRGILVKGGIHFENMMDAKAVAFDKTGTLTQGVPSLTDIFYIDDVDAREVGEAIIAIEQYSTHPLASAVVTGLYNELKIEEYPSANNVEEIAGYGIKGVYAGKEYRIGKLDHMTSEDQIVTDKGLEFAEKGNSLVYVQQDGDVVGVLGLTDVIRPEALSLVRWLNKNNIKTVMITGDNQKTAEHIGSQIGVSKIIAECLPDEKATIIRDLEREYGTVVMIGDGINDAPALANATIGVAMGSGTDIAMEAADIILVKDDIAEIRYAIELSLKLRKIVIQNVGFAIGVILLLVISNFFDRISLPLGVVGHEGSTILVILNSLRLLKEIKIDD; from the coding sequence ATGTGGAAAGAAACATTATTAAGTTTAAAAGAAACCATAATCTGTGGGATTCTGTTGTTGCTAGGAGCAATACTTAATAACAACGTACTATTAATTTTGGCAATTGCGATTGGGGGCTATAACCAAACGAAAGAAGGGATTACAGATACAGTTCAAAATAAACATTTGAATGTGGAACTTTTAATGATTCTATCTGCTATTGGAGCATGTTTAATCGGCTATTATATGGAAGGTGCAGTCTTAATATTTATTTTTTCTTTATCAGGAGCGCTAGAAGAGCTAACCCTTGACCGTAGTCAACGTGAAATTCGTTCTTTAATGGAACTGCAACCAACAGAAGCTACACGAATGAATAAAAATGGAAGTACTGAAGTTGTACCCGTTGAAGCGTTAGAGATTGGCGATAAGGTCATTGTTGCTGTTGGAGAAACCGTTCCAATTGATGCAATGATTTACAAAGGTCAAAGCAGTATCGAAGAGGCGGCAATTACAGGTGAATCAATGCCTAAAGAAAAGAGTGTTGGAGACATGGTCTTTGGAGGAACACTCAACATTTCGAATCCATTAACCATTGAAGTTAATACTTTGGTTAACGATACACTTATTCAAAAAATTGTGAAGATGGTTGAAGAAGCACAACAATATCCGTCAAAGACAGCTCGTTTTATTGAGCGTATTGAAGATTACTATGCACGTATTGTATTGGTTGTTGTTTTATTGGTAATTCTTATTCCTATCCTCACAATGGGTCAATCGTTCCAAGAGGCATTTTATCGTGGAATGATTTTATTGGTTGTTGCATCACCATGTGCCCTTATTGCATCGGTAACACCAGCAACCTTATCGGCAATTTCAAACGGTGCAAAGCGCGGTATATTGGTAAAAGGCGGTATCCATTTTGAAAACATGATGGATGCAAAAGCAGTTGCTTTTGATAAGACCGGAACATTAACGCAGGGTGTACCATCGTTAACTGATATATTCTATATTGATGATGTTGATGCGCGTGAGGTCGGTGAAGCGATCATTGCAATTGAACAGTACTCAACGCATCCACTTGCGAGTGCGGTAGTAACAGGTCTTTATAATGAATTAAAAATCGAAGAGTATCCATCCGCAAACAATGTTGAAGAAATTGCAGGGTATGGAATTAAAGGGGTTTATGCAGGAAAAGAATATCGAATCGGTAAACTCGACCATATGACTTCAGAAGATCAAATTGTTACAGACAAAGGACTTGAATTTGCAGAAAAAGGGAATAGTCTTGTATACGTCCAACAAGATGGAGATGTTGTTGGTGTGCTTGGTCTGACGGACGTAATTCGTCCCGAAGCGTTATCTTTGGTTCGTTGGTTAAACAAAAATAATATCAAGACAGTCATGATTACAGGTGATAACCAGAAAACAGCAGAGCATATTGGATCTCAAATTGGCGTCTCAAAAATTATTGCGGAATGTCTTCCGGATGAAAAAGCAACTATTATTCGTGATTTGGAACGAGAATATGGAACCGTTGTAATGATCGGAGATGGAATTAACGATGCGCCCGCGCTTGCGAATGCAACTATTGGGGTTGCAATGGGAAGTGGAACCGACATAGCAATGGAGGCTGCAGATATTATTCTGGTTAAAGATGATATCGCCGAAATCCGATATGCTATCGAACTCTCTTTAAAACTTCGAAAGATTGTAATTCAAAATGTTGGCTTCGCAATTGGTGTCATTCTTCTATTAGTCATCTCCAACTTCTTTGACCGCATATCACTTCCACTTGGTGTAGTTGGTCATGAAGGAAGTACAATTCTAGTGATTTTAAACAGTTTAAGACTCTTGAAAGAAATAAAAATAGATGATTAA
- a CDS encoding aldo/keto reductase, whose protein sequence is MKFKTLRNGTTMPMLGLGTYRLVEDDAYQIVLKALELGYRHIDTAMIYNNEVEVGRAIKDSGIPREELFITTKCWNEDQGYESALQAFDLSLKKLGLDYVDLYLIHWPQPASCDTWRAFEEIYRNKRAKAIGVSNFNVEQLEILLEEATVIPMVNQIERHPYLVQEELKKVCDRHNIACEGWMPIARNKVSESEAIVKLAQKYHKTPAQITLRWQIQTDWIVFPKTQSFERLEENFDIFDFELTNAEVDVVNNHNENLHLGTNPNKYKIK, encoded by the coding sequence ATGAAATTTAAAACGTTGCGTAATGGAACTACGATGCCGATGTTGGGCTTGGGAACATATCGCTTGGTGGAAGATGATGCATATCAAATTGTATTAAAAGCGCTTGAACTTGGATATCGTCATATTGATACTGCCATGATTTATAATAATGAAGTGGAAGTTGGACGTGCGATTAAAGATTCTGGAATTCCACGAGAAGAACTTTTTATTACGACAAAGTGTTGGAATGAGGATCAAGGCTATGAATCGGCACTTCAGGCTTTTGATTTATCGTTAAAAAAGCTTGGTTTGGACTATGTTGATCTTTATTTAATCCACTGGCCACAGCCAGCCTCATGTGATACATGGCGTGCTTTTGAAGAAATCTATAGGAATAAGAGAGCTAAGGCAATCGGCGTTTCGAACTTTAATGTAGAACAGTTAGAAATTTTGTTAGAAGAAGCGACGGTTATTCCGATGGTAAATCAAATTGAACGTCATCCATATTTAGTTCAGGAAGAATTAAAAAAAGTGTGCGATCGACATAATATCGCGTGCGAAGGATGGATGCCAATTGCTCGTAATAAAGTTTCTGAAAGTGAAGCCATTGTCAAGTTAGCGCAGAAGTATCATAAAACACCTGCACAGATTACATTAAGATGGCAGATACAAACAGATTGGATCGTATTCCCAAAAACGCAATCGTTTGAGCGATTGGAAGAAAACTTTGATATTTTTGATTTTGAATTAACAAATGCTGAAGTAGATGTTGTGAATAATCACAATGAAAACCTACATTTAGGTACGAACCCTAATAAATATAAAATTAAATAG
- a CDS encoding patatin-like phospholipase family protein, whose translation MNKIGLALSGGGVKSISQLPVIRALNEENIKIDMVSGTSMGSVIAALVSCGLTSDELTDIVLKLERNIKEKHIFSKPSLKLLPFSKEKLTGGYVDGQELEDELQKVLDEIGVHNISEVKIPLAIPAVDLTTGKIICFVSHPNEFKTLDPMWEIVTDIPLAKAVRASCSFPFVIAAMEYQGYMLVDGGVRMNLPLELVEAYGADKTIAVTMHSNESFHEYNSLMAIATRCMDLMRIEEDYHIVKKADIHINVPLDDVWVFELGKGRFTMDRADLVIEKHKDDIKALVKKKTLWERIKEELGGLS comes from the coding sequence ATGAATAAAATAGGATTAGCTTTATCAGGAGGCGGTGTTAAATCAATTTCTCAACTTCCTGTTATTCGAGCATTAAACGAAGAGAACATAAAAATTGATATGGTGTCAGGAACATCAATGGGGTCTGTAATTGCTGCGCTGGTATCCTGTGGATTAACCTCCGATGAATTGACGGATATTGTTTTGAAATTAGAGCGAAATATTAAAGAAAAGCATATTTTCTCAAAGCCAAGCCTTAAATTACTTCCATTTTCAAAAGAAAAACTTACGGGTGGATATGTGGATGGACAAGAACTCGAAGATGAACTTCAAAAAGTTCTTGATGAAATCGGGGTACATAATATTTCAGAGGTGAAAATTCCACTTGCGATCCCTGCTGTTGATTTAACCACGGGGAAAATCATCTGCTTTGTTTCCCATCCCAATGAATTTAAAACGCTTGATCCAATGTGGGAGATTGTTACGGATATTCCGTTGGCTAAAGCGGTGCGTGCATCGTGTTCTTTTCCGTTTGTGATAGCAGCAATGGAATACCAGGGATATATGCTGGTAGATGGTGGTGTGCGAATGAACCTGCCACTCGAATTAGTAGAGGCATATGGTGCTGACAAAACAATCGCTGTAACGATGCATTCTAATGAGTCATTTCATGAATATAATTCACTGATGGCTATTGCGACACGTTGCATGGATCTGATGCGGATTGAAGAAGATTATCATATTGTGAAGAAAGCGGATATTCATATAAATGTTCCGCTCGATGATGTGTGGGTTTTTGAACTTGGTAAAGGTCGTTTTACCATGGATCGTGCGGATCTTGTTATTGAAAAACATAAGGATGACATAAAAGCGCTCGTAAAGAAAAAAACACTCTGGGAACGAATTAAGGAAGAATTGGGAGGACTCTCATGA
- a CDS encoding DNA recombination protein RmuC: MTQILLILIIVLLLILIYLQLSFQRNPTNLDDITNQVSQLKDLVTHQANNAMNQMVALDFESREKTSDKFNQFTDRIDIRFNDLTQRNIVFEKEVNRALILFHDKMNLQLDQQFTKLTESVEKRLLLMDEKVNQSLDQGFKKTNDTFTNIVERLSKIDEAQKKIDALSVEIVSLQDVLTDKKTRGTFGEVQLHQILASIFGDKNDRIYQMQYNLSPGIRPDAVLFAPEPLGTLVIDSKFPLENYRRMIDKSLDSNQRQNAERQFVLDCKKHIDAISNKYIISGVTSDQALMFVPAEAVFATINAYHSDILEYAQRKRVWLVSPTTLMSTLTTIQTILVNLEREKYASVIHDELNRLHTEFDRYRLRWDNLSKHIENVNQDVKDLHITSRKISSRFESISGVDREALSQTQIDNQQSQ, from the coding sequence ATGACACAAATATTATTAATACTTATAATTGTACTTTTACTTATCCTTATATATTTGCAATTAAGTTTTCAACGAAATCCTACGAATCTTGACGACATTACCAATCAGGTCTCACAACTTAAAGATTTGGTAACACATCAAGCAAACAACGCAATGAATCAAATGGTTGCACTTGATTTTGAAAGTCGAGAGAAGACCTCTGATAAGTTTAATCAATTTACAGACCGAATAGATATCCGTTTTAATGACCTAACACAAAGAAATATTGTATTTGAAAAAGAGGTCAATCGCGCTTTAATCCTCTTTCACGACAAAATGAATCTTCAATTGGATCAACAGTTTACAAAACTCACAGAGAGTGTGGAAAAAAGATTACTGCTTATGGACGAAAAAGTAAACCAATCACTGGATCAGGGATTTAAAAAAACTAACGACACCTTCACAAATATCGTGGAGCGATTAAGTAAGATTGATGAAGCCCAAAAGAAAATTGATGCCCTTTCAGTTGAGATTGTTTCATTACAAGATGTTCTTACCGATAAAAAAACACGCGGAACTTTTGGAGAAGTGCAGCTGCATCAAATTTTAGCGTCAATTTTCGGGGATAAAAATGATCGAATTTACCAAATGCAGTACAACTTATCACCAGGCATACGACCTGATGCAGTTCTTTTTGCACCCGAGCCACTTGGTACACTAGTTATCGACTCCAAATTCCCGCTTGAGAATTATCGACGTATGATTGATAAATCTTTGGACTCAAACCAACGACAAAATGCAGAACGACAGTTTGTTCTTGATTGCAAGAAGCATATTGATGCAATTTCGAATAAATATATCATTTCAGGGGTTACTTCGGATCAAGCATTAATGTTTGTTCCTGCCGAAGCTGTATTTGCTACCATTAACGCTTATCATTCGGACATCTTGGAATATGCACAAAGAAAACGTGTGTGGCTGGTTTCACCAACAACACTTATGAGCACACTGACGACAATTCAAACTATCCTCGTAAATCTCGAACGCGAAAAATATGCAAGTGTCATCCACGATGAACTCAATCGCTTGCACACTGAATTTGACCGTTATCGTTTGCGATGGGATAATTTAAGTAAACATATCGAAAATGTCAATCAAGATGTCAAGGATTTACACATCACATCTCGTAAGATATCCAGTCGCTTTGAGTCAATTTCTGGTGTGGATCGCGAAGCCCTCTCACAAACACAGATTGATAATCAACAATCGCAATGA
- a CDS encoding D-isomer specific 2-hydroxyacid dehydrogenase family protein, whose amino-acid sequence MKLIAYAVRPDETEAFERYAKEMNIELKVVPAQLSKDNALEAKSYEAVAFLGNCDASRGVLEILAQGGTKYIASRSAGFNNVDMDAVRDLGLKFSNATYSPNCVADFAVMLILMSLRNMKAIMKRTEIKDYSLAGLQGKEMHNMTFGVIGTGRIGCITARNLSGFGGRIIGYDLYENDAIKDVLTYVDLETLLKEADVITLHAPLFESTHHIINDKHLALTKPGVVIVNCARGELIDTDALIKYVENGHIGAVGLDVLEGELGIFHKDHRLSTLTNHQLTLLESHKNIIITPHCAFYTDQAVSDMVEIALRSLDSFVKTNESPWEIQ is encoded by the coding sequence ATGAAATTAATTGCTTATGCTGTCCGCCCCGATGAAACGGAAGCGTTTGAACGTTATGCTAAAGAAATGAACATTGAATTAAAAGTTGTTCCTGCGCAACTTAGCAAGGATAATGCGTTAGAAGCTAAGAGTTATGAGGCAGTGGCTTTTCTCGGTAACTGCGATGCAAGTCGAGGCGTTCTTGAGATTCTTGCGCAGGGCGGGACAAAATACATCGCATCTCGTTCGGCTGGGTTTAATAATGTCGACATGGATGCCGTTCGCGATCTCGGTCTAAAATTCTCAAATGCAACGTACTCCCCCAATTGTGTTGCCGATTTTGCGGTAATGTTAATTCTAATGTCATTACGTAATATGAAAGCAATCATGAAACGTACAGAAATCAAGGATTATTCTTTAGCCGGTCTTCAAGGAAAAGAGATGCATAACATGACATTTGGTGTTATTGGAACCGGACGTATCGGATGTATTACTGCACGTAACCTCTCAGGGTTTGGTGGCCGTATTATTGGATATGACCTTTATGAAAATGATGCCATTAAAGATGTTTTAACTTATGTGGATCTTGAAACACTTCTAAAAGAAGCGGATGTCATTACACTACACGCACCGCTCTTTGAATCAACACACCACATCATCAACGACAAGCATCTTGCGCTTACAAAACCTGGTGTAGTAATTGTCAACTGCGCACGTGGAGAATTAATTGATACAGATGCACTCATTAAATATGTTGAAAACGGTCATATTGGTGCTGTAGGTCTTGATGTTCTTGAAGGCGAACTCGGCATCTTCCATAAAGACCACCGCTTATCCACACTGACAAATCACCAACTAACGTTATTAGAAAGTCATAAGAACATTATTATCACACCGCATTGTGCTTTCTACACAGATCAAGCTGTATCGGACATGGTCGAGATTGCCTTGCGCTCTTTGGATTCTTTTGTTAAAACAAATGAAAGTCCATGGGAGATTCAATAA
- a CDS encoding GNAT family N-acetyltransferase — MDALYEGKLVGFIINATDDSLAYNVMSGVVPSHRRKGVSTQMFDATISFFSLYGIDTYQLEVLQSNEEAIKLYTRMGFEKTVSYACFRGNVANQGISDNVRVNLGSKSDELSYLWHFDPSFSNMHYNVNEHKTYRIEKQSIEAFITVSTTGGVRHFGYNDKSQFVELLTHVSSIHDTLIINNIDCNSHEVIECLIELGFDLYMRQFQMELHV, encoded by the coding sequence TTGGACGCTTTATACGAAGGTAAGTTAGTCGGCTTTATTATAAATGCAACAGATGATAGTTTAGCCTATAATGTTATGTCTGGCGTTGTTCCAAGTCACCGCCGTAAAGGTGTCTCTACCCAAATGTTTGATGCAACAATTTCTTTTTTCAGTCTTTATGGTATTGACACATACCAACTTGAGGTTCTTCAGTCCAATGAAGAAGCAATTAAACTCTATACAAGAATGGGTTTTGAAAAAACTGTGTCCTACGCATGTTTTAGAGGAAATGTAGCGAATCAAGGAATTTCTGACAATGTGCGCGTTAATCTTGGCTCGAAATCAGATGAACTGAGTTATCTTTGGCACTTTGATCCATCGTTTTCAAATATGCACTATAACGTAAACGAACATAAGACCTATCGTATTGAAAAACAATCAATCGAGGCATTTATAACAGTCTCTACTACTGGCGGTGTACGCCATTTTGGCTATAACGATAAATCTCAATTCGTCGAACTCTTAACGCATGTCAGCTCAATTCATGATACTCTTATTATAAATAATATTGACTGTAATTCACATGAAGTAATTGAGTGCTTAATTGAACTTGGTTTTGATTTATATATGCGGCAATTCCAAATGGAACTTCATGTTTAA